From a region of the Coprococcus comes ATCC 27758 genome:
- a CDS encoding putative manganese-dependent inorganic diphosphatase, producing MDQKKQKKVYVIGHKNPDTDSICSAIAYANLKNKITGEKYIAKRAGEVNGETAYVLDKFQVSVPSLLDNVHLQVKDMDIRHIEGVSGHMSIKDAWARMKDENIKTLPVTRGEKLEGLITIGDIATSYMEVYDNNILATARTQYRNIVKTLDGTLISGNEHGYFLNGKVVIAASSPDLMENFIEKDDLVILGNRYESQLCAIEMDASCLVICQGANISKTIKKMAEERDIVIIQTPHDTFTAARLINQSIPVKYFMSRDNLEIFHLNDYVEHVKEVMSKTKYRDFPILDNKGKFCGFLSRRRLMTSRKKQVILVDHNEKSQAVNGIEEAEVQEIIDHHRLGGLETIGPVYFRNQPVGCTATIIYQMYQESGVEVEPQMAGLLCSAIISDTLLFRSPTCTMVDQAAAEALARIAGIDMEEHAKEMFNAGSNLRGKSVEEICFQDFKVFNVKDIMFGVGQITSMNQDELDEVKGRLIPYLEEARKTQGLHMLYLMMTNILEESTELLCCGENAKEQVLEAFELPGDTEKILLKGVVSRKKQMIPVLVTYLQQK from the coding sequence ATGGATCAGAAAAAACAAAAGAAAGTATATGTGATCGGACATAAAAATCCAGATACAGATTCTATCTGTTCGGCAATTGCATATGCAAATCTGAAAAATAAAATCACAGGAGAAAAATACATAGCGAAAAGAGCGGGCGAGGTAAATGGTGAGACAGCATATGTTCTGGATAAATTCCAGGTAAGTGTGCCGTCTCTTCTGGACAATGTACACCTTCAGGTAAAAGATATGGATATCCGTCATATTGAGGGTGTATCTGGTCACATGTCCATTAAAGACGCATGGGCAAGAATGAAAGATGAGAATATTAAGACACTGCCGGTAACAAGAGGTGAGAAGCTGGAAGGGCTGATCACTATCGGAGATATTGCTACGTCATATATGGAAGTGTACGATAATAATATCCTTGCAACAGCGAGAACCCAGTACCGCAATATCGTCAAAACACTGGACGGAACACTGATCTCCGGGAATGAACATGGCTATTTCCTGAATGGAAAAGTTGTCATTGCCGCATCCAGTCCGGATCTGATGGAGAATTTTATTGAGAAGGATGATCTTGTTATTCTTGGAAACCGTTATGAGTCACAGCTGTGCGCGATCGAGATGGATGCAAGCTGTCTGGTCATCTGCCAGGGAGCCAATATTTCCAAGACGATCAAGAAGATGGCAGAGGAGAGAGATATCGTGATTATTCAGACACCACATGATACCTTTACTGCTGCAAGGCTGATCAACCAGAGTATTCCGGTCAAGTATTTTATGAGCCGTGATAATCTGGAGATTTTTCATTTGAATGATTATGTGGAACATGTGAAAGAAGTTATGTCAAAGACGAAGTACAGAGATTTTCCAATTCTGGATAATAAAGGAAAGTTCTGTGGTTTCCTCTCCAGACGAAGACTTATGACATCCCGTAAAAAACAGGTGATTCTTGTGGATCATAATGAAAAATCACAGGCTGTGAATGGAATTGAAGAGGCAGAGGTGCAGGAGATCATTGATCATCACAGACTGGGCGGTCTGGAGACAATCGGACCGGTATATTTCCGGAATCAGCCGGTTGGATGTACTGCTACGATCATTTACCAGATGTATCAGGAAAGTGGTGTAGAGGTAGAGCCACAGATGGCGGGACTTCTGTGCTCTGCAATTATTTCGGATACGTTACTGTTCCGTTCACCAACCTGTACGATGGTTGATCAGGCGGCAGCAGAGGCACTGGCGCGGATTGCCGGGATTGATATGGAAGAACATGCAAAAGAGATGTTCAATGCGGGAAGCAATCTGCGTGGCAAATCCGTAGAAGAGATCTGTTTCCAGGACTTTAAGGTGTTCAATGTAAAAGATATCATGTTTGGAGTCGGACAGATCACATCCATGAATCAGGATGAACTGGATGAGGTGAAAGGACGTCTGATCCCATATCTGGAAGAGGCGAGAAAGACCCAGGGACTGCATATGTTGTATCTGATGATGACTAATATTCTGGAAGAGTCTACAGAACTCCTTTGCTGTGGTGAAAATGCAAAGGAACAGGTTCTTGAAGCGTTTGAACTGCCGGGAGATACGGAAAAAATTCTCCTGAAAGGTGTAGTATCAAGAAAGAAACAGATGATCCCTGTTCTGGTAACTTACCTGCAGCAAAAATAA